A section of the Salmo salar chromosome ssa05, Ssal_v3.1, whole genome shotgun sequence genome encodes:
- the LOC106605176 gene encoding uncharacterized protein YBL113C produces the protein MASTAFFKDTGLLLFLLLGLQPSSFVSGQNTNSSSNSTTNASSTVMSTGMSTDSAATIVTATTAQTTMSSAISSTNTTMSSAGLGSGTTSTDNTTSWGTSGMTMISCRQFSCNYSDCYNVYMNMTSVSCNANITFCELKRQEDMTYTGGCSSSCSNACVNDTQTNCTMGCCNSTGCLSSTLASIFGTNTTTVTTVMMTTTTTTTAAATTTTAEPTNKLKKCQMFQCTEQDCYKTWITKDPMPCPLNQPYCELKKITTGSSTTWMGGCNANCTINTWCTTTTDTCHQECCNTSMTSCLKLDGTLNVPSSATRGLHFPLAMFTAALLVCLLSIGSLA, from the exons ATGGCCTCAACTGCTTTTTTTAAAGACACAG GCCTCCTGCTCTTCTTACTACTGGGACTGCAGCCATCGTCATTTGTTTCAGGACAAAACACAAACTCAAGTTCCAATTCAACGACCAATGCTTCATCAACTGTGATGTCAACTGGCATGAGTACTGACTCTGCAGCAACTATCGTGACAGCTACCACAGCTCAAACTACAATGTCGTCTGCCATTTCTTCTACGAATACTACAATGTCTtctgcagggttgg GTAGTGGAACCACAAGCACGGACAATACCACTTCATGGGGCACCAGTGGCATGACCATG ataTCCTGTCGACAGTTCTCCTGTAACTACTCAGACTGCTACAATGTGTACATGAATATGACTTCTGTTTCATGCAACGCTAATATCACCTTCTGTGAG CTGAAGAGACAGGAAGACATGACTTACACCGGTGGCTGCAGTTCCTCCTGCAGTAATGCCTGTGTCAACGACACTCAGACCAACTGTACCATGGGATGCTGCAACTCCACTGGCTGTCTTAGCTCTACCCTGGCCTCCATTTTTGGCACAAACACTACAACAG TGACTACAGTGATgatgaccaccaccaccacaacaacagcagcagccacCACTACAACTGCTGAACCAACCAAT AAACTTAAGAAGTGCCAGATGTTTCAGTGCACAGAGCAGGACTGTTACAAGACTTGGATAACCAAAGACCCAATGCCTTGTCCCCTCAACCAGCCCTACTGTGAG CTGAAAAAGATAACAACTGGTTCATCAACAACCTGGATGGGAGGCTGCAATGCCAACTGCACAATAAACACCTGGTGTACGACCACAACAGATACATGCCACCAAGAGTGCTGCAACACCTCCATGACCTCCTGCCTCAAGCTGGATGGTACTCTGAACGTTCCTTCTTCTGCCACTAGGGGTCTGCACTTCCCTTTAGCAATGTTCACTGCTGCTCTGCTGGTTTGTCTGCTCAGCATTGGTTCTCTGGCTTAA